One window of the Mycobacterium haemophilum DSM 44634 genome contains the following:
- a CDS encoding DUF350 domain-containing protein, producing the protein MNLAVQIGTVDLNPVLKGAVATILYFAVGMAVLLVGFYMVDWLTPGKLRQLVFIDRRPNAVVLACAMYIALTTVIISAITNSYSQLGQGLLGVAVYGFMGVILLGIAMLAIHLLIPGSFHEHVDEPELHPGSFAVALILLAVGGVTAAALS; encoded by the coding sequence ATGAACCTCGCCGTCCAGATCGGAACCGTCGACCTTAATCCCGTCCTGAAAGGCGCGGTCGCGACGATCCTGTACTTTGCGGTCGGTATGGCCGTACTGCTCGTCGGGTTCTACATGGTCGACTGGCTGACCCCGGGAAAGCTGCGCCAGCTGGTGTTCATCGATCGCCGGCCCAACGCTGTCGTCCTCGCTTGCGCCATGTACATCGCGCTCACCACGGTCATCATCAGCGCCATCACCAACAGCTACAGCCAGCTCGGTCAGGGACTGCTCGGCGTGGCGGTGTACGGGTTCATGGGCGTGATTCTGTTGGGAATAGCAATGCTGGCCATACACCTGCTGATACCGGGTAGTTTCCACGAGCACGTCGACGAGCCGGAGCTGCATCCGGGATCGTTCGCGGTGGCGCTGATACTGCTGGCCGTGGGAGGAGTGACCGCCGCCGCGCTGTCATGA
- a CDS encoding DUF4247 domain-containing protein, whose translation MSRNRLLVIAGALAVTATVSLVFGIMLLNKNISSYIASHYHEYSRDANGIRYACTGSPAQVAQTLANYQTPEARAANGTNQYLRYSNNIVTVGPDGNYPCSIRIEPLSAGYSHGTFIFLGPGFTPGSPSGGAGGSPGGPGGTK comes from the coding sequence ATGAGCCGCAATCGCCTGTTGGTGATTGCCGGCGCGTTGGCCGTCACCGCCACCGTGTCGCTGGTTTTCGGAATCATGTTGCTGAACAAGAACATCAGCTCGTATATCGCGTCGCACTATCACGAATACTCCCGTGATGCCAACGGAATTCGCTACGCCTGCACCGGATCACCCGCGCAGGTAGCCCAGACGCTCGCCAACTATCAGACACCCGAAGCGCGCGCCGCCAACGGCACCAACCAATACCTGCGCTACAGCAACAACATTGTGACCGTCGGCCCGGATGGCAACTATCCGTGCAGCATCCGCATCGAACCGCTCAGCGCCGGATACAGCCACGGCACGTTCATATTCCTCGGCCCCGGGTTCACCCCAGGATCACCATCGGGCGGTGCCGGAGGTAGCCCTGGAGGCCCCGGTGGAACGAAATAG